One Papaver somniferum cultivar HN1 chromosome 10, ASM357369v1, whole genome shotgun sequence genomic window carries:
- the LOC113317324 gene encoding pentatricopeptide repeat-containing protein At5g39980, chloroplastic-like, protein MNMNIFSSSSLSLSMLKFEAIHLQSTSPFPTSALVFIIRDNNYKTQVSKSRNQIRISSSSLIITSSYPNKDIWRKSDNNNNEKTKHSSSSPVLHKKSDNQHQNHHHHRQVYLDHSVDMDELISSIKKTSTPQELFALMSIYKGRQLSLRFMVSLLSRESDWQRTLALFDWMIEEAMYKPSVFAYNVVIRNVLRAKQWELAPGLVDEMRQRAISPDKFTYSTLITHFGKEGDFDSALSWLQQMEQDRVTGDLVLYSNLIELSRKLGDYSKAISLFSRLKRAGITPDLVAYNSMINVFGKAKLFREARQLFHEMRSFGVAPDTVSYSTLLSKFVEDKRFVEALSIFSEMKEVKCPLDLTTCNVMIDVYGQLDMAKEADRLFWSMRKMAIEPSVVSYNTILRVYGEAELFGEAIHLFRLMQSKDIEQNVVTYNTMIKIYGKSLEHEKATNLVQEMQKRGIEPNAVTYSTIISIWGKAGKLDRAATLFQKLRNSGVEIDQVLYQTMIVAYEKAGLVAHAKRLLHELKRPDNIPRETAISILVGAGRTEEAMWVFRQAFDAGEVKDISVFGGLIDLLSRNKKQTNVIEVFEKMRGAGYFPNSNVIALVLNAYGKLREFEKAEAMYKEMQDEGCVFPDEVHFQMLSLYGWAGDFTAVESLFERLDSDPNIDKKELHLVTASVYERGNRLDDASQIISQINKRGISNTLPSS, encoded by the coding sequence ATGAATAtgaacattttttcttcttcctcattatcaCTATCCATGCTGAAATTCGAAGCAATTCATCTCCAATCTACATCCCCTTTTCCCACTTCCGCACTAGTATTCATAATTAGGGACAATAATTACAAAACCCAAGTTTCAAAATCTCGTAATCAAATCAgaatctcttcatcttctctgattaTAACCTCATCTTACCCAAACAAAGATATCTGGAGAAAATCAGATAACAACAACAATGAGAAGACCAAACACAGTTCTTCTTCCCCTGTTCTTCATAAAAAATCTGATaatcaacatcaaaatcatcaccaCCATCGTCAAGTTTATTTAGATCATAGTGTTGATATGGATGAATTAATCTCATCCATTAAAAAGACTTCAACCCCACAAGAACTGTTTGCTTTAATGTCAATTTACAAAGGCAGACAGCTCTCATTACGTTTCATGGTTTCTCTATTATCTCGTGAATCAGATTGGCAAAGAACATTAGCTTTGTTTGATTGGATGATTGAAGAAGCAATGTATAAACCCTCTGTTTTTGCGTACAATGTAGTAATACGTAATGTTCTTCGTGCGAAACAATGGGAACTTGCACCTGGACTAGTCGACGAAATGCGTCAAAGAGCTATATCACCTGATAAGTTTACTTATTCTACTCTTATAACACATTTCGGTAAAGAAGGAGATTTTGATTCTGCTCTATCTTGGCTTCAACAAATGGAGCAAGATCGTGTGACAGGTGATCTTGTTTTGTATAGTAATTTGATTGAGTTATCAAGAAAACTTGGTGATTATTCAAAAGCGATATCGCTATTTTCTAGATTGAAACGAGCAGGGATTACTCCTGATCTTGTTGCTTATAATTCAATGATAAATGTTTTTGGTAAAGCTAAGCTTTTCAGAGAAGCTCGGCAACTTTTTCATGAAATGAGATCATTTGGTGTTGCCCCTGATACTGTAAGTTACTCTACTCTTCTAAGTAAATTCGTCGAAGATAAAAGATTTGTCGAGGCATTATCTATTTTCTCTGAGATGAAAGAAGTTAAGTGTCCACTGGATCTTACTACGTGCAATGTTATGATTGATGTATATGGTCAATTGGATATGGCTAAAGAAGCCGATCGTTTGTTTTGGAGCATGAGAAAGATGGCAATTGAACCAAGTGTTGTTAGTTATAACACCATTTTGAGGGTTTATGGTGAGGCTGAGTTGTTCGGTGAAGCCATTCATCTTTTCCGGTTAATGCAGAGCAAggatattgaacaaaacgtagTTACTTATAATACAATGATCAAGATTTATGGAAAATCTTTAGAGCATGAGAAGGCAACAAATCTTGTTCAGGAGATGCAGAAAAGAGGGATTGAGCCTAATGCTGTTACATACTCTACGATCATTTCGATATGGGGAAAGGCAGGTAAATTAGATCGAGCAGCAACCCTTTTCCAGAAGCTGAGGAATTCAGGTGTTGAAATTGACCAAGTTCTTTACCAGACTATGATTGTTGCATATGAGAAGGCAGGATTGGTTGCCCATGCTAAGCGGTTACTTCATGAGCTCAAACGTCCAGATAACATCCCTAGGGAGACTGCCATTTCTATTTTAGTGGGTGCAGGGAGAACTGAAGAGGCTATGTGGGTCTTCCGTCAAGCTTTTGATGCCGGTGAAGTTAAGGATATATCTGTTTTTGGAGGTTTGATTGATCTTCTCTCCAGGAATAAGAAGCAGACGAATGTTATTGAGGTGTTTGAGAAGATGAGAGGTGCTGGATATTTTCCCAATTCCAATGTTATTGCATTAGTGTTGAATGCGTATGGAAAACTGAGGGAATTCGAGAAAGCTGAGGCCATGTACAAGGAAATGCAAGATGAGGGTTGTGTTTTTCCTGATGAAGTACACTTTCAAATGCTAAGCCTGTACGGTTGGGCAGGGGATTTTACAGCAGTTGAATCACTGTTTGAGAGACTGGATTCTGATCCTAATATTGACAAGAAAGAACTGCATCTTGTGACTGCTAGTGTTTATGAAAGAGGTAATCGATTAGACGATGCGTCCCAAATAATCAGCCAGATAAATAAAAGGGGAATTTCAAATACATTGCCGTCATCATGA
- the LOC113317054 gene encoding uncharacterized protein LOC113317054 translates to MAFVMEEELKLDKPLNYEMGLVEELEIPIAKKNWCTELETRVLTVAEEEEESSSLRCLESGGKTVVDPGTLQDDVSYGDKAGKREMNEVQSENGWKKEKMVTDSYHPSPPHTGVHVTGPMTIDRQHEPSLGTKERKKNRGSGSNVEVENKARKKIDFETEERKVALLGLNSVKPADIIDISDSEDEKEISPTRTCEIGGKERLIEVDNVNDPTSKKCLERPFSDQRGEEYDVGFEADSIPLSTTPKRKRRWRVSSDSDSEEDDTVPISKLFGITMPKHSPSSPCNKDVAVSPEGPNVEELVTPLRRRLLSLREREEKKSRVDETSIYENTSPNNVKTGASSQGEFCDVTAESDEELVAEEAGSESEGDSLDEFIASDGDGDGEISDSGDSSRDAEDTVDSDVDFDQILGMIERRKTKDSKWKDEGYMLSSFGKDPILCMKAVCALYRQQTAEEKLMKGSVHLNKRGFSKFDAHRGTYLAEFLTDGSQEGELVKSVKELEMFDFKGLEDCRKLASRYSKQLFTIYQNKEDPLFGPSQV, encoded by the exons ATGGCTTTTGTAATGGAGGAAGAATTGAAACTTGATAAACCCTTGAATTATGAAATGGGTCTGGTGGAAGAACTGGAAATTCCTATTGCGAAGAAGAATTGGTGCACAGAGTTGGAAACTCGAGTTTTAACGgtggcagaagaagaagaagaaagttcaagTTTGAGATGTCTAGAATCCGGCGGAAAGACAGTTGTGGATCCAGGAACTTTACAAGATGATGTTTCTTACGGCGACAAAGCTGGGAAGAGAGAAATGAATGAAGTTCAGAGTGAAAATGGATGGAAGAAAGAGAAGATGGTCACCGACTCTTACCACCCATCTCCACCGCATACAGGTGTACATGTTACAG GTCCAATGACTATCGACAGGCAACATGAGCCTTCTCTAGGTACGAAAGAACGCAAGAAGAATAGGGGTTCAGGGTCCAATGTGGAAGTTGAAAACAAAGCAAGAAAGAAGATAGATTTTGAGACAGAAGAGAGGAAGGTAGCCCTCTTAGGGCTTAATAGTGTAAAACCAGCAGACATTATTGATATCAGTGATAGCGAGGATGAAAAGGAGATTAGTCCAACGCGTACTTGTGAGATTGGAGGCAAAGAAAGGCTGATTGAGGTGGACAATGTAAATGATCCGACATCCAAGAAGTGCTTAGAAAGACCATTTTCTGACCAGAGAGGAGAGGAGTATGATGTCGGATTTGAGGCGGATAGTATTCCATTATCTACTACACCAAAAAGGAAGAGGCGGTGGAGAGTTTCAAGTGATAGTGATAGTGAAGAGGATGATACAGTTCCAATTAGTAAACTTTTTGGAATTACTATGCCCAAACACTCTCCATCGAGTCCATGTAATAAGGATGTTGCTGTCTCTCCTGAGGGTCCAAATGTCGAAGAATTAGTGACCCCTCTAAGGCGAAGACTGCTGTCACTGAGAGAGCGTGAAGAAAAGAAGAGTCGGGTTGATGAAACATCAATTTATGAaaatacatctcctaataatgtgAAAACTGGCGCGTCATCACAAGGAGAGTTTTGTGACGTAACTGCTGAGAGTGACGAGGAGTTAGTGGCAGAAGAGGCTGGTTCTGAGAGTGAGGGTGACAGTTTGGATGAATTTATTGCATcagatggtgatggtgatggtgaaaTTTCTGATAGTGGAGATAGTTCTAGGGACGCAGAAGATACGGTGGATAGTGATGTGGATTTTGATCAGATTCTAGGAATGATAGAGAGGAGAAAAACTAAAGATTCAAAATGGAAAGATGAGGGCTACATGCTTTCTTCCTTCGGAAAGGATCCTATCCTCTGTATGAAAGCTGTCTGTGCACTATATCGGCAGCAAACAGCTGAGGAAAAACTAATGAAAGGCTCAGTGCATCTCAATAAGCGAGGGTTCAGCAAGTTTGATGCGCACAG GGGAACCTATTTAGCCGAGTTCCTGACAGATGGTAGTCAAGAAGGTGAGTTGGTGAAATCTGTCAAGGAGCTGGAGATGTTCGATTTTAAAGGACTTGAAGATTGTCGAAAGTTAGCTAGTCGTTACTCAAAGCAATTATTCACCATTTATCAAAACAAAGAAGATCCTTTATTTGGTCCTTCTCAGGTTTAA